In Silene latifolia isolate original U9 population chromosome X, ASM4854445v1, whole genome shotgun sequence, the following proteins share a genomic window:
- the LOC141622968 gene encoding THO complex subunit 4B-like produces MANNLDMSLDDLIKSNKSSSSSRSGGHRRSGAAPPRRFDNRVANRAAPYSMPKAPDTLWKHDMFGNRGSYGGVGGGGGRREGESSIETGTKIYISNLDYGVSTDDVKELFSEVGDLKRYTVHYDRSGRSKGTAEVVYSRRNDALAAVKRYNNVELDGKPIKIEIVGTNISSAGAPPPAFNGFPRNPLGYDRMGRGRGGPMGRPRGGRSFGRGRGRGRDRDEKISAEDLDAELEKYHSAAVKTEEPMKTDE; encoded by the exons ATGGCGAACAACTTAGACATGTCACTCGACGACCTCATCAAGAGCAACaaatcatcttcttcatcacgcTCTGGCGGCCATCGTCGCTCCGGCGCAGCTCCACCTCGCCGTTTTGATAATCGCGTCGCCAATCGCGCCGCACCTTACTCTATGCCTAAG GCGCCGGATACTTTATGGAAGCATGATATGTTCGGAAATCGAGGAAGTTATGGCGGCGTaggcggaggaggaggaagacgagAAGGAGAATCTTCAATTGAGACTGGAACTAAGATTTACATTTCTAATTTGGACTACGGTGTTTCTACTGATGATGTTAAG GAGCTCTTTTCTGAGGTTGGTGACCTGAAGCGTTACACTGTCCATTATGATAGAAGCGGGAGATCAAAG GGAACTGCTGAAGTTGTTTACTCTAGGAGGAATGATGCTCTGGCCGCTGTCAAGAGGTACAACAATGTCGAGCTTGATGGAAAACCTATAAAAATCGAGATTGTTGGCACAAATATTTCCAGTGCAGGAGCTCCACCACCAGCTTTTAATGGTTTTCCTAGAAATCCACTTGGATATGATAGAAT GGGACGAGGGAGAGGAGGTCCAATGGGGCGTCCGCGCGGTGGGCGTAGTTTTGGCAGAGGCCGTGGGAGAGGAAGAGACCGTGATGAAAAGATATCTGCAGAGGATTTAGATGCTGAGTTAGAAAAATACCACTCAGCAGCTGTGAAAACAGAGGAACCAATGAAAACTGACGAGTGA
- the LOC141622965 gene encoding uncharacterized protein LOC141622965 → MQQNSDSRRRAYLTALSLEIHKKLLRAEASPSQRRNLLQELFADVALEVDDRAKEVILIKASDAIAPVENGSRNRLCFYDVLSEHFIQVPEDGQPILDLIVKLWSQSFASHIFALLFHKWLFEIKVEDSEKLLRYSSALVQGSTNVFWIDVQTNTRQFQSLFYYLLEDVALDQSRLTKLVIQAQRDLFLLLSRFIFFYNAVDGLDSFLNHFPAFPTSFLVGGPADIFVIELTDQLQKLKVEPVLLHYLSQIKVLQGLELRMTTSTRLKTCLYSFTSPGGPMYPTRTVRHAAWDALDALFPVGRYPRHLISLFFRLMYPWYWPSSCWYFIVTCIKAMFYSLIGLIVSSWEKLKGHRMPKRDM, encoded by the exons GCAGAAGCATCTCCGTCTCAGCGGCGCAATTTGTTGCAGGAATTATTTGCTGACGTAGCATTGGAAGTTGATGATCGCGCCAAAG AAGTAATTCTCATCAAGGCTTCTGATGCTATAGCTCCTGTAGAAAACGGATCAAGAAATCGCCTATGCTTTTACGACGTACTTTCTGAACATTTTATCCAGGTGCCAGAAGATGGTCAACCCATTCTTGATCTGATTGTGAAACTGTGGAGCCAGTCATTTGCATCTCACATATTTGCGTTGTTGTTCCACAAATGG TTGTTTGAAATAAAAGTTGAGGACTCTGAAAAGCTTCTTCGGTATTCTTCGGCTCTTGTTCAGGGTTCCACAAATGTTTTTTG GATTGATGTCCAGACCAACACCAGGCAATTTCAGTCACTATTTTAT TATCTTCTTGAAGATGTTGCACTTGACCAGTCACGCTTGACAAAACTTGTTATACAG GCTCAGCGAGATTTGTTTCTTCTATTGTCCagatttattttcttttacaaTGCAG TTGACGGACTTGATAGCTTCCTGAACCATTTTCCTGCTTTTCCAACTTCCTTCTTGGTTGGTGGTCCGGCTGATATATTTGTGATCGAGCTCACTGATCAG CTTCAGAAATTAAAGGTGGAGCCTGTATTGCTGCATTATTTGTCTCAAATTAAGGTTCTTCAAG GCCTGGAGCTTAGAATGACAACTAGTACACGGCTGAAGACCTGCTTGTACAGCTTCACATCTCCTGGAGGTCCAATGTATCCGACCAGGACTGTTCGCCATGCAGCTTGGGATGCTTTAGACGCACTTTTCCCT GTTGGGCGGTACCCTCGACATCTCATCAGTCTGTTCTTTCGGCTAATGTATCCATGGTATTGGCCGTCTTCTTGTTGGTATTTTATAGTAACCTGCATTAAAGCGATGTTTTACTCGCTAATAGGATTGATTGTCTCAAGCTGGGAGAAGCTAAAAGGACACCGAATGCCAAAGAGAGATATGTAG